One stretch of Toxoplasma gondii ME49 chromosome XI, whole genome shotgun sequence DNA includes these proteins:
- a CDS encoding DTW domain-containing protein (encoded by transcript TGME49_216830), with translation MGRGRLLLADPTSRGEDCSRLPHISISDLQIDKEALQVVLEDGCSAESAHSASGPSRELGKRAKIVASLRSKAEQPTGDPTSSVSKKPTRRHICEGCGHSRSFWCGSCHCAVGSPEARARIPRLQLPLTFHIVRHPKEKASKSSAVPLGIVAPDQVHIHTFPDLPPSLFPGRSSVDKSSEQQDRKEFKRGKRLHVLLPDDDATPIDRVNWDEVEGCVLLDCTWFQVPGLRRHPGISELPKIALGGYSSIFWRQHKHNEACFLSTAECVYHVLVAFHEAAARRKDPIETASGEFENRPDREVEGIRRSESLTQACPTQAGGAQKGRRTSLLTDAAPVSACSPGEPCRSQERESGGCGQQRKGRMGNENGEASDSRVLSKSEQDRDAENRTGSAGHAEGETEAVLECGRKDRTYDGRYDNILFYFVLCHGIILEDQKKRLEERQKNPGPGRLHGLQTEEAHDSAA, from the coding sequence ATGGGTCGGGGGCGCCTGCTCCTGGCGGATCCGACGAGTCGCGGAGAGGACTGCAGTCGGTTGCCGCACATTTCGATTTCGGATCTCCAGATCGACAAAGAAGCTCTTCAGGTTGTCCTCGAAGATGGCTGCTCAGCCGAGAGTGCACACTCGGCGAGTGGGCCGTCGAGGGAGCTCGGCAAGCGTGCAAAAATTGTGGCTTCTCTACGATCGAAGGCGGAACAGCCCACGGGAGACCCGACTTCGTCTGTGTCGAAGAAACCGACTCGCCGCCACATCTGCGAAGGATGTGGGCACAGTCGCTCGTTCTGGTGTGGAAGTTGTCACTGCGCCGTGGGTTCGCCTGAAGCGCGAGCTCGCATTCCTCGTCTCCAGTTGCCTCTGACTTTTCACATTGTCAGACacccgaaggagaaggccAGCAAGTCGTCCGCCGTGCCTCTCGGGATCGTGGCGCCGGATCAAGTCCACATCCACACTTTCCCGGATCTGCCGCCGTCGCTGTTTCCCGGTAGGAGTTCCGTTGACAAATCCTCCGAACAACAAGATCGAAAGGAATTCAAGAGAGGCAAGCGCCTTCACGTGCTCTTGCCGGACGACGACGCAACGCCGATCGACCGTGTGAACTGGGACGAAGTGGAAGGGTGCGTGCTGCTGGATTGCACCTGGTTCCAAGTGCCCGGGCTTCGCAGACACCCTGGCATTTCGGAACTCCCGAAAATCGCTCTCGGCGGATACAGCTCGATCTTCTGGAGGCAACACAAACACAACGAGGcctgcttcctctcgacTGCCGAGTGCGTATACCACGTGCTTGTCGCGTTCCACGAAGCTGCCGCGCGGCGAAAGGATCCGATTGAGACAGCCAGCGGGGAGTTCGAGAACCGACCCGACAGGGAAGTCGAGGGCATTCGTCGAAGTGAGAGTTTGACGCAGGCGTGTCCTACACAAGCCGGAGGTGCACAGAAAGGTCGCAGAACCAGCCTTTTAACTGATGCGGCGCCCGTGTCTGCGTGCTCTCCGGGCGAACCTTGTCGAAgtcaggaaagagagagtggaggttgcggacagcagagaaaaggtcGAATGGGAAACGAAAACGGCGAGGCTTCGGATTCCCGTGTTCTGAGCAAATCAGAACAGGACCGGGACGCAGAGAACCGCACCGGAAGTGCGGGACACGCGGAGGGTGAAACGGAAGCAGTGCTGGAGTGCGGAAGAAAGGATCGAACCTACGACGGGAGATATGACAACATTCTGTTCTACTTTGTTCTGTGCCATGGGATTATCTTGGAAGACCAAAAGAAGCGACTtgaggaaagacagaaaaatcCGGGTCCCGGTAGACTGCATGGCTTGCAAACCGAAGAGGCACACGATTCCGCCGCTTAG
- a CDS encoding transporter, major facilitator family protein (encoded by transcript TGME49_216820~Predicted trans-membrane domain (TMHMM2.0):87-110:116-139:142-165:171-194:208-231:278-301:315-338:350-373:377-400:415-438:471-494) — protein MASEPFIDFKPSKAGLPPMPASPSQSSAEDEPLVKSDKKAKKERLNSMKTKSLMMVNASAALDGCDDQLLPATFRALERDLSFHPSLLGYITLAQTMCLSLLCPVWGYLSDRHSRKWLLAFGTFAWGLTTTLLGLVSDFWQVTALRALNGVFLGSVGPISQSILADTAASKSLGFSFGLIQLCSCIGRLVGGVVTTSVALLDVGMLRGWRVCFFCVGGASMVLGLLIAFFLEEIPRKKSRRRAKFVDESGGTGGPTPPAQEEQNWLSFFKDVFSQSLSTPSIVIILAEGLLGTVPWSAFSFNTMYFQYCAMSDLEAAVLTGSLLMGAAAGGVLGGLLGDRLFYWSRGHGRPLVGQVAMMCRIPLLVLAYVVVPKEEEYFYAYFLIALFVGFTSMSGVAVNRPILSDVVRPDHKGTVFAVTVALEGSSAAILGAPLVGVLAESAFGYERTSLLVKDMPDSLRLGNASALAKSLFLLTVIPWSISFVLYGMLHFTYERDQIALAKIVHEEYEHAEDDDDVAPTDASSHATLEDNMFRGVESGSEQAPFATADSDNETHRRVA, from the exons ATGGCGAGTGAGCCGTTCATTGATTTCAAGCCCTCCAAGGCAGGGCTGCCGCCCATGCCGGCGTCCCCCTCCCAGAGCAGCGCCGAAGATGAGCCTTTGGTCAAGAGcgacaagaaggcgaagaaggagcgcCTAAACTCCATGAAAACCAAGTCTCTGATGATGGTCAACGCATCAGCAGCTCTCGACGGATGCGACGACCAACTTCTCCCAGCCACCTTTCGAGCTCTGGAACGCGACCTCAGTTTCCACCCCTCTCTCCTTGGATACATCACTCTCGCTCAGACAATgtgcctctcgcttctctgtcctgtATGGGGCTACTTGTCTGACCGTCACTCCCGCAAGTGGCTGCTCGCCTTCGGAACGTTCGCCTGGGGGCTGACCACCACTCTGCTCGGTCTCGTGTCAGACTTTTGGCAA GTTACAGCTCTGCGGGCTCTGAACGGTGTGTTTCTGGGTAGTGTCGGACCCATATCCCAGAGCATTTTGGCCGACACGGCTGCGAGCAAGAgcctcggcttctccttcggctTGATTCAGCTGTGCTCGTGCATTGGGCGCCTCGTGGGTGGTGTCGTCACCACTTCTGTGGCGTTGCTCGACGTCGGCATGCTGCGG GGTTGGCGTGtatgcttcttctgcgtcggcgGCGCGAGCATGGTTCTCGGACTCCTcatcgcgtttttcctcgaagAAATCCCCCGAAAGAAGTCACGGAGACGTGCGAAGTTCGTCGATGAAAGCGGCGGAACCGGAGGGCCTACACCGCCAGCGCAGGAAGAGCAGAACTGGTTGAGCTTTTTCAAGGATGTCTTCTCCCAGTCTCTCTCTACCCCGTCCATCGTTATCATTCTCGCTGAG GGTCTCTTGGGCACGGTGCCTTGGTCGGCATTCAGTTTCAACACGATGTACTTTCAGTACTGCGCTATGAGCGATCTTGAGGCAGCCGTCCTCACAGGGTCTCTTCTCATGGGCGCCGCAGCGGGCGGTGTCTTAGGTGGTCTTCTTGGAGACCGTCTCTTCTACTGGAGCCGGGGTCATGGTCGTCCGCTTGTGG GCCAAGTGGCGATGATGTGCCGCATTCCTCTGCTGGTCCTCGCGTACGTCGTAGTgccgaaggaagaggaatATTTCTATGCCTACTTCCTTATTGCTTTATTTGTCGGCTTCACATCGATGAGTGGTGTCGCCGTCAACAGACCCATTCTCTCCGATGTTGTTCGCCCGGATCACAAAGGAACCGTTTTCGCTGTC ACTGTGGCTCTGGAAGGCAGCAGCGCCGCTATCTTGGGTGCGCCTTTGGTTGGTGTtcttgcggagtccgccTTTGGCTACGAGAGAACTTCACTCCTTGTCAAGGATATGCCTGACAGTTTGAGACTAGGAAACGCGTCGGCGCTGGCGAAGTCGCTTTTCCTGCTTACTGTGATCCCGTGGTCAATTTCATTTGTCCTCTATGGCATGCTCCACTTCACCTACG agagagatcagATCGCGCTGGCGAAGATTGTTCACGAGGAGTACGAGCACGCAGAGGATGACGACGACGTCGCCCCGACGGACGCAAGTTCCCACGCTACTCTCGAGGACAACATGTTCCGGGGTGTTGAAAGTGGATCTGAGCAAGCGCCATTTGCTACTGCGGATAGCGATAATGAAACACATCGGAGAGTGGCGTGA